From Pseudomonas sp. CCI4.2, one genomic window encodes:
- the xdhB gene encoding xanthine dehydrogenase molybdopterin binding subunit, translating to MSNHTPEKTQAEMIALFQQDLKTGVGRSVKHDSADKHVSGEAVYIDDRLEFPNQLHVYARMSDRAHARIISIDTAPCYAFEGVRIAITHEDIPGLKDIGPLLPGDPLLAIDTVEFVGQPVMAVAAKDLETARKAAMAAIIEYEDLVPVLDVVEALRNKHFVLDSHTHQRGDSVAALDSAEHRLQGSLHIGGQEHFYLETQISSVMPTEDGGMIVYCSTQNPTEVQKLVAEVLGVSMNKVVVDMRRMGGGFGGKETQAASPACLCAVVAMLTGQPTKMRLPRVEDMLMTGKRHPFYIEYDVGFDNSGRLHGIRLELAGNCGCSPDLSNSIVDRAMFHADNSYYLGDATINGHRCKTNTASNTAYRGFGGPQGMVAIEEVMDNIARHLGKDPLEVRKVNYYGKTERNVTHYYQTVEHNMLEEMTAELEESCQYAERRQSIRTYNASSPVLKKGLALTPVKFGISFTASFLNQAGALIHIYTDGSIHLNHGGTEMGQGLNIKVAQVVAEVFQVDIDRIQITATNTDKVPNTSPTAASSGADLNGKAAQNAAEILKQRLVEFAAKQYKVAEDQVEFRNGHVRVGEFVLSFESLAMQAWVGQVSLSSTGYYKTPKIYYDRTQARGHPFYYFAYGAACCEVIIDTLTGEYKMLRTDILHDVGASLNPAIDMGQVEGGFIQGMGWLTMEELVWNAKGKLMTNGPASYKVPAVSDMPLDLRVKLVENRKNPEDTVFHSKAVGEPPFMLGIAAWCAIKDAVASVADYRHQPKIDAPATPERVLWGCEQMRKLNLEAQGTPDVAHEWV from the coding sequence ATGTCTAATCACACCCCGGAAAAAACCCAGGCCGAAATGATCGCGCTGTTTCAGCAGGATCTGAAGACCGGCGTCGGCCGCAGCGTCAAGCACGACAGCGCCGACAAGCATGTGTCGGGCGAAGCGGTATACATCGACGACCGCCTGGAATTCCCCAACCAACTGCACGTGTATGCACGGATGTCTGACCGTGCCCATGCGCGGATCATCAGCATCGACACCGCGCCGTGCTACGCCTTCGAGGGCGTACGTATAGCGATCACCCACGAAGACATTCCCGGCCTCAAGGACATTGGTCCGCTGCTGCCCGGCGACCCGCTATTGGCGATTGATACGGTTGAATTTGTCGGCCAGCCGGTGATGGCGGTCGCCGCCAAAGATCTGGAAACCGCCCGCAAGGCCGCGATGGCCGCGATCATCGAATACGAAGACCTGGTGCCGGTACTGGACGTGGTTGAAGCGTTGCGCAACAAACACTTCGTCCTCGACAGCCACACCCACCAACGCGGCGATTCAGTCGCCGCGTTGGACAGCGCCGAACACCGTTTGCAGGGCAGTTTGCACATCGGCGGCCAGGAACACTTTTACCTGGAAACCCAGATCTCGTCGGTGATGCCCACTGAAGACGGCGGCATGATCGTTTACTGCTCGACGCAAAACCCCACCGAAGTGCAAAAGCTGGTGGCCGAAGTGCTCGGCGTTTCCATGAACAAAGTCGTCGTGGACATGCGCCGCATGGGCGGCGGGTTTGGCGGCAAGGAAACCCAGGCCGCCAGCCCGGCATGCCTGTGTGCGGTGGTGGCGATGTTGACCGGGCAGCCGACCAAAATGCGCCTGCCACGGGTCGAAGACATGCTGATGACCGGTAAGCGCCACCCGTTCTACATCGAGTACGACGTTGGCTTCGATAACAGCGGACGCCTGCACGGGATTCGTTTGGAGCTGGCCGGCAACTGCGGCTGCTCGCCGGACTTGTCCAACTCCATCGTCGACCGGGCGATGTTCCATGCTGACAATTCTTATTACTTGGGCGACGCCACCATTAATGGTCATCGCTGCAAGACCAACACGGCGTCGAACACCGCGTATCGCGGTTTCGGCGGGCCACAAGGCATGGTCGCTATCGAAGAAGTCATGGACAACATCGCCCGTCACCTCGGCAAAGACCCGTTGGAGGTGCGCAAGGTTAACTACTACGGCAAGACCGAGCGTAACGTCACCCACTACTACCAAACCGTCGAGCACAACATGCTCGAAGAGATGACCGCCGAGCTAGAAGAAAGCTGCCAGTACGCCGAGCGCCGCCAGTCGATTCGCACCTATAACGCCAGCAGTCCGGTGTTGAAAAAAGGCCTGGCGCTGACCCCGGTGAAGTTCGGTATTTCCTTCACCGCCAGCTTCCTCAATCAGGCCGGTGCGCTGATCCATATCTACACCGACGGCAGCATTCACCTGAACCATGGCGGCACCGAGATGGGCCAAGGCTTGAACATCAAGGTCGCGCAAGTGGTGGCCGAAGTGTTTCAGGTGGACATCGACCGAATTCAGATCACCGCAACCAACACCGACAAGGTGCCGAATACTTCACCGACGGCCGCATCCAGCGGTGCGGACTTGAACGGCAAGGCGGCGCAAAATGCCGCTGAAATCCTCAAGCAGCGCTTGGTCGAATTTGCCGCGAAACAGTACAAAGTCGCTGAAGACCAGGTGGAGTTTCGCAACGGTCATGTGCGGGTCGGCGAGTTTGTGTTGTCGTTCGAATCCTTGGCGATGCAGGCGTGGGTCGGTCAGGTGTCGCTGTCGAGTACCGGCTATTACAAAACGCCGAAAATCTACTACGACCGCACCCAGGCCCGTGGCCATCCGTTCTATTACTTTGCCTACGGCGCGGCCTGTTGCGAGGTGATCATCGACACCTTGACCGGCGAATACAAAATGCTCCGCACCGACATCCTCCATGACGTGGGCGCCTCGTTGAACCCGGCCATCGACATGGGTCAGGTAGAGGGCGGCTTCATTCAAGGCATGGGCTGGTTGACCATGGAAGAGTTGGTGTGGAACGCCAAGGGCAAACTGATGACAAACGGCCCGGCCAGCTACAAGGTCCCGGCGGTCAGCGACATGCCGCTGGACCTGCGGGTGAAGCTGGTGGAAAACCGCAAAAACCCGGAAGACACGGTGTTCCACTCCAAGGCCGTGGGCGAACCGCCATTCATGCTCGGCATCGCCGCCTGGTGCGCCATCAAGGACGCCGTGGCCAGCGTCGCCGATTATCGGCATCAGCCAAAGATTGATGCGCCCGCGACCCCGGAGCGGGTGCTGTGGGGCTGTGAGCAGATGAGAAAGTTGAATCTTGAGGCTCAAGGCACGCCGGATGTTGCCCACGAATGGGTTTGA
- the xdhA gene encoding xanthine dehydrogenase small subunit: protein MIQFLLNQELRTEHALDPNLTVLNYLREHVGKPGTKEGCASGDCGACTVVIGELNLDDNGQEQLRYRSLNSCLTFVASLHGKQLISVEDLKHQGQLHSVQKAMVDCHGSQCGFCTPGFVMSLFALQKNSTEANGHQAHEALAGNLCRCTGYRPILAAAEQACGDQRQPDQFDQREAQTIARLRAIAPKETGELNSGDKRCLVPLTVSDLAELYDSYPQARLLAGGTDLALEVTQFHRTLPVMIYVGNIEAMKRIEHFEDRLEIGAATSLTDCYAALSAEYPDFGKLLQRFASLQIRNQGTLGGNIGNASPIGDSPPLLIALGAQLVLCKGQTRRTLALEDYFIDYRVTARQDSEFIEKIIVPKANARQVFRAYKVSKRLDDDISAVCAAFRLQVENGAIVEARVAFGGMAAIPKRAAACEQALIGAPWTSATVERACAALADDFTPLSDFRASKEYRLLSAQNLLRKYFIELQSPHIETRVTSYV, encoded by the coding sequence GTGATCCAATTCTTACTTAATCAGGAACTGCGAACCGAGCACGCCCTGGACCCGAACCTGACCGTGCTCAATTATTTACGTGAGCATGTGGGTAAACCCGGGACCAAAGAAGGCTGCGCCAGTGGCGACTGCGGCGCGTGCACCGTGGTGATCGGCGAATTGAATCTCGACGACAACGGCCAAGAGCAGCTGCGTTATCGCAGCCTCAACTCATGCCTGACGTTCGTCGCCTCGTTGCACGGCAAACAGTTGATCAGCGTGGAAGACCTCAAACACCAAGGGCAACTGCACAGCGTGCAAAAAGCCATGGTCGATTGCCACGGCTCGCAATGCGGCTTCTGTACGCCAGGATTTGTGATGTCGCTGTTCGCGCTGCAAAAGAACAGCACTGAAGCCAACGGCCATCAAGCCCACGAAGCACTGGCCGGCAATTTGTGCCGCTGCACCGGTTATCGCCCGATTCTGGCCGCAGCCGAACAGGCCTGCGGCGATCAACGCCAACCTGATCAATTCGACCAGCGCGAGGCTCAAACCATTGCCCGCCTACGCGCCATTGCGCCGAAGGAAACCGGCGAACTCAACAGCGGCGACAAGCGTTGCCTGGTGCCGCTGACCGTCAGCGACCTGGCTGAACTCTATGACTCATACCCGCAAGCGCGTTTGCTGGCGGGCGGTACTGATCTGGCGCTGGAAGTGACCCAGTTCCATCGCACGCTGCCGGTAATGATCTATGTCGGCAACATTGAAGCCATGAAGCGCATAGAGCATTTCGAAGACCGTTTGGAAATCGGCGCCGCGACCTCGCTCACCGACTGTTACGCCGCGCTCAGTGCCGAATACCCGGACTTTGGCAAACTACTGCAGCGCTTCGCGTCGCTGCAAATCCGCAATCAAGGCACCCTCGGCGGCAACATCGGCAACGCTTCACCGATTGGTGATTCGCCCCCACTGCTGATCGCCCTTGGCGCCCAACTGGTCTTGTGCAAAGGCCAGACCCGCCGAACCCTGGCGCTGGAAGATTACTTCATCGATTACCGGGTCACGGCGCGGCAGGACAGCGAATTCATCGAGAAAATCATCGTGCCCAAGGCCAACGCCCGACAGGTATTTCGCGCGTACAAAGTATCGAAGCGCTTGGACGACGATATTTCCGCCGTCTGCGCCGCCTTCCGCTTGCAGGTGGAAAACGGCGCTATCGTTGAAGCGCGCGTCGCCTTCGGCGGCATGGCGGCGATTCCCAAACGTGCAGCCGCCTGCGAACAGGCACTGATCGGTGCGCCGTGGACCTCGGCCACGGTGGAACGCGCCTGCGCGGCATTGGCGGACGATTTCACCCCGCTCTCAGACTTCCGCGCCAGCAAGGAATACCGCCTGCTCAGCGCGCAAAACCTGCTGCGTAAATACTTCATCGAACTGCAATCGCCTCACATCGAAACGCGGGTGACTTCTTATGTCTAA
- a CDS encoding GntR family transcriptional regulator, translated as MTFKAPDSLAEQIARHLAERIIRGELKPGERIQEQKVTTSLNVSRGSVREALLILERRHLIVILPRRGAQVTEITAHNVQSLCTLMSELYILLALAVAARWETQIDLAPFVQIQQRLKLSLERQDVKLFVEDSFNVMRAAYPFANNPYLQETVENLQPSMSRNYYLALDQRKAEMGESLKHFGQLLDAVVVRDVVQIREVLSSYGERSYKLVLSALAAG; from the coding sequence ATGACGTTCAAGGCGCCGGACAGCCTCGCCGAGCAAATCGCTCGCCACCTTGCAGAGCGAATCATTCGTGGTGAACTCAAGCCAGGGGAGCGCATTCAAGAGCAAAAGGTCACGACCTCACTGAATGTGAGCCGTGGTTCGGTGCGTGAAGCACTGCTGATTCTTGAGCGCCGCCACTTGATTGTCATCCTGCCGCGCCGGGGTGCTCAGGTGACGGAAATCACCGCGCACAACGTTCAAAGCCTCTGTACGCTGATGAGTGAGCTGTACATCCTGCTCGCCCTCGCCGTGGCGGCTCGCTGGGAAACCCAGATTGATCTAGCGCCCTTCGTGCAGATCCAGCAGCGCCTGAAGCTCAGCCTTGAACGCCAGGACGTAAAACTTTTTGTCGAAGACAGCTTTAACGTCATGCGCGCGGCGTACCCCTTCGCCAATAACCCGTACCTGCAAGAGACCGTTGAGAACCTGCAACCGTCCATGAGCCGCAACTATTACCTGGCATTGGATCAGCGTAAGGCCGAAATGGGTGAATCGCTGAAGCACTTCGGCCAGTTGCTTGACGCGGTGGTTGTGCGTGACGTCGTGCAGATTCGCGAAGTGCTGAGCAGCTACGGCGAGCGCAGCTATAAATTGGTCCTGTCCGCGCTGGCGGCTGGCTGA
- the smc gene encoding chromosome segregation protein SMC produces the protein MRLKCIKLAGFKSFVDPTTVSFPSNMAAVVGPNGCGKSNIIDAVRWVMGESSAKNLRGESMTDVIFNGSTTRKPVSQASIELVFDNSDGTLVGEYASYAEISIRRKVTRDSQTSYYLNGTKCRRRDITDIFLGTGLGPRSYSIIEQGMISKLIESKPEDLRNFIEEAAGISKYKERRRETENRIRRTHENLARLTDLRDELERQLDRLHRQAQAAEKYQEYKGEERQLKAQLSALRWQALNEQVGQREAVIGTQEIGFEALVAEQRNADAGIERLRDGHHDLSERFNVVQGRFYSVGGDIARIEQSIQHGQQRLRQLQEDLRESERSRLETESHLGHDRTLLATLGEELEMLAPEQEMTSAAAEESAAALEESESTMHGWQEKWDAFNLESAEPRRQAEVQQSRIQQLDTSMERLGERQRRLTEERQLLAADPEDAAILQLSEDLATREMTLEELHASEEQLVERLEHLRSELHRANQAQQQAQGELQRLNGRLASLEALQQAALDPGTGTAEWLRDQHLSERPRLAEGLRVEPGWELAVETVLGADLQAVLVDNFAGLDLAGFEQGDLRLISPSANVARIPGSLLDKVEAAVDLSAWLGNVQPVECLEDALALRAQLGAGQSLISRDGYWVGRHFLRVRRASEAQSGVLARGQELIRLGLERDEHEATLAALEEQLLTQREQQVQQEDAREQLRRRLQDETRQQSELKAQLSASKAKVEQLTLRRTRLDEELTELGEQRAIEHEQLGESRLHLQDALDSMALDTEQRELLLAQRDSLRERLDRVRQDARQHKDHAHQLAVRLGSLNAQHDSTRQALERLELQSERLTEKREQLNLNLEEGEAPLEELRLKLEELLEKRMAVDDEMRLAKLALEDADRELRDVEKRRSQAEQQAQLVRGQLEQQRMEWQSLTVRRTTLQDQLLEDGYDLHGVLATLTSDTNEKAAEEELERIAGRIQRLGAINLAAIDEYQQQSERKRYLDGQNADLAEALDTLENVIRKIDKETRNRFKETFDQINSGLQALFPKVFGGGSAYLELTGEDLLDTGVTIMARPPGKKNSTIHLLSGGEKALTALALVFAIFKLNPAPFCMLDEVDAPLDDANVGRYARLVKEMSETVQFIYITHNKIAMEMADQLMGVTMHEPGCSRLVAVDVEEAMALVEG, from the coding sequence ATGCGTCTCAAGTGCATCAAACTGGCCGGGTTCAAGTCCTTCGTCGACCCGACCACGGTCAGTTTTCCGAGCAACATGGCGGCGGTCGTGGGCCCTAATGGCTGCGGTAAATCCAATATCATCGATGCCGTGCGTTGGGTGATGGGCGAGAGCTCGGCGAAAAACCTGCGCGGCGAGTCGATGACCGACGTCATCTTCAATGGCTCCACCACCCGTAAACCAGTAAGCCAGGCCAGCATCGAACTGGTGTTCGATAACTCGGACGGGACCTTGGTTGGCGAATACGCCAGCTACGCAGAAATCTCCATTCGCCGCAAAGTCACCCGCGACAGCCAGACCAGCTATTACCTCAACGGTACCAAGTGCCGTCGGCGGGACATCACGGACATCTTCCTCGGCACCGGCCTTGGTCCGCGCAGTTACTCGATCATCGAGCAGGGGATGATCTCCAAGCTGATCGAGTCCAAGCCCGAAGACCTGCGCAACTTCATCGAAGAAGCCGCCGGCATTTCCAAGTACAAAGAGCGTCGGCGCGAAACTGAAAACCGCATTCGCCGTACTCACGAGAACCTAGCCCGCCTGACCGACCTGCGTGACGAGCTGGAACGCCAGCTTGATCGACTGCACCGTCAGGCCCAGGCCGCTGAGAAATATCAGGAATACAAAGGTGAGGAGCGTCAGCTCAAGGCGCAACTGTCAGCCCTGCGCTGGCAGGCGTTGAATGAGCAAGTCGGCCAACGCGAAGCCGTCATTGGCACCCAGGAAATCGGATTCGAAGCCTTGGTCGCCGAGCAACGTAACGCGGATGCCGGCATCGAACGCTTGCGCGACGGGCACCATGATCTGTCGGAACGCTTCAATGTGGTGCAAGGACGCTTCTATTCGGTGGGCGGCGACATTGCCCGCATCGAGCAGAGCATCCAGCATGGCCAGCAACGCCTGCGCCAACTGCAAGAAGATTTGCGCGAATCCGAGCGCTCGCGCCTGGAGACCGAATCGCATTTGGGCCACGACCGTACGTTGCTTGCGACCCTCGGCGAAGAGCTGGAAATGCTCGCGCCGGAGCAGGAAATGACCAGCGCTGCCGCTGAAGAGTCCGCCGCCGCGCTGGAAGAGTCCGAAAGCACCATGCACGGCTGGCAGGAAAAGTGGGACGCCTTCAACCTGGAGTCCGCCGAGCCGCGGCGTCAGGCCGAAGTGCAGCAGTCGCGCATCCAGCAGTTGGACACCAGCATGGAACGCTTGGGCGAACGGCAACGGCGACTGACCGAAGAGCGTCAATTGCTGGCAGCCGACCCGGAAGACGCAGCGATCTTGCAGCTCAGCGAAGACCTCGCCACCCGGGAAATGACCCTCGAAGAACTGCACGCCAGCGAAGAGCAACTGGTCGAACGCCTGGAGCACCTTCGCAGCGAACTGCATCGCGCCAACCAAGCGCAACAACAGGCCCAAGGTGAGCTGCAGCGTCTGAACGGGCGGCTGGCTTCCCTGGAGGCGTTGCAACAGGCGGCCCTCGATCCGGGCACCGGCACGGCTGAATGGCTGCGTGACCAGCACCTTTCTGAGCGGCCGCGTCTGGCAGAAGGTTTGCGCGTTGAACCCGGTTGGGAGTTGGCCGTAGAAACCGTGCTCGGTGCCGATCTGCAAGCGGTGTTGGTGGACAATTTTGCCGGCCTGGATTTAGCCGGGTTTGAGCAGGGCGATCTGCGCCTGATCAGCCCTTCTGCTAACGTTGCACGGATTCCCGGTAGCTTGCTGGACAAGGTTGAAGCCGCAGTTGATTTGTCCGCTTGGCTGGGTAATGTGCAGCCGGTCGAATGCCTTGAAGATGCATTGGCCTTGCGCGCGCAGCTCGGGGCAGGGCAGAGTCTTATAAGCCGCGACGGCTATTGGGTCGGGCGGCATTTCCTGCGCGTACGCCGGGCGAGTGAAGCGCAAAGCGGTGTGCTGGCCCGTGGTCAGGAATTGATTCGGCTGGGCCTTGAGCGCGATGAGCATGAAGCCACCTTGGCCGCCCTCGAAGAACAGCTCCTCACACAGCGCGAACAGCAAGTTCAGCAAGAGGACGCCCGCGAACAGTTGCGTCGTCGACTCCAGGACGAAACGCGCCAGCAAAGCGAACTCAAGGCTCAACTGTCGGCGAGCAAGGCCAAGGTCGAGCAATTGACCCTGCGCCGTACCCGCCTTGATGAAGAGCTGACTGAGCTGGGGGAGCAGCGCGCCATCGAACACGAGCAGTTGGGCGAGTCGCGCCTGCATTTGCAGGATGCGCTGGACAGCATGGCCCTGGACACCGAACAACGCGAACTGCTGCTGGCCCAACGCGACAGCCTGCGCGAGCGCCTTGATCGCGTGCGGCAGGATGCCCGGCAGCATAAAGATCACGCGCACCAACTGGCGGTGCGTCTGGGCTCGCTTAATGCGCAGCATGATTCGACGCGGCAGGCCCTTGAACGCCTGGAGTTGCAGTCTGAGCGACTTACCGAGAAGCGCGAACAACTGAACCTCAACTTGGAGGAGGGCGAAGCGCCTTTGGAGGAGCTGCGCCTCAAGCTCGAAGAGCTGCTGGAAAAACGCATGGCGGTGGACGACGAAATGCGTCTGGCCAAGCTGGCGCTGGAAGACGCGGACCGCGAACTGCGTGACGTCGAAAAACGCCGCAGCCAGGCCGAACAACAAGCGCAACTGGTGCGCGGGCAACTTGAGCAACAGCGCATGGAATGGCAGTCACTCACCGTGCGCCGCACCACTTTGCAGGACCAGTTGCTGGAAGACGGCTACGACCTGCACGGCGTGCTTGCGACACTGACCAGCGACACTAATGAAAAGGCCGCTGAAGAAGAGTTGGAACGCATCGCCGGGCGCATTCAACGCTTGGGCGCGATCAACCTGGCGGCTATTGACGAGTACCAGCAGCAATCCGAGCGCAAGCGTTATCTGGATGGTCAGAATGCCGACTTGGCGGAAGCACTGGACACGCTGGAAAACGTGATTCGCAAAATCGACAAAGAAACCCGTAACCGATTCAAAGAGACCTTCGATCAGATAAATAGCGGATTACAGGCTCTTTTCCCAAAAGTTTTCGGTGGCGGCAGCGCTTATTTGGAACTGACTGGCGAAGATCTACTCGATACAGGTGTGACAATCATGGCGCGTCCACCGGGCAAGAAAAACAGCACCATTCATTTGCTCTCCGGTGGTGAGAAAGCCCTGACCGCCTTGGCACTGGTATTTGCCATCTTCAAACTGAACCCGGCGCCGTTCTGCATGCTCGACGAAGTTGACGCGCCGCTCGACGACGCTAACGTTGGACGGTACGCCCGCCTCGTGAAGGAAATGTCCGAAACGGTGCAGTTCATCTACATCACCCACAATAAAATCGCCATGGAAATGGCCGATCAGTTGATGGGGGTGACCATGCACGAGCCGGGTTGCTCGCGCTTGGTAGCGGTAGACGTGGAGGAAGCAATGGCGTTGGTTGAAGGCTAA
- the zipA gene encoding cell division protein ZipA, whose product MEIGLREWLIVIGIIVIAGILFDGWRRMRGGKGKLKFRLDRSFSNVADEDEVSSAEVLGPPRVLDQKEPKLDEHDLPSVSMAPRDAKRKRKDEPHQGDLNLDLDGPSLFTGRDEDFADDKPGRRSEDTARRTEDLPPVEEVLVISVICRDESGFKGPALLQNILESGLRFGEMDIFHRHESMAGNGEVLFSMANAVKPGVFDLDDIDHFSTRAVSFFLGLPGPRHPKQAFDVMVAAARKLAHELNGELKDDQRSVMTAQTIEHYRQRIVEFERRALTHRR is encoded by the coding sequence ATGGAAATCGGTCTGCGCGAGTGGCTGATCGTCATCGGCATTATTGTCATTGCCGGTATTCTTTTTGATGGCTGGCGCCGGATGCGCGGCGGCAAAGGGAAACTGAAATTCAGGCTTGACCGAAGTTTCTCCAACGTGGCGGATGAAGACGAGGTTTCCTCTGCCGAGGTGCTGGGTCCACCGCGTGTGCTGGATCAGAAAGAACCGAAATTGGACGAGCATGATTTGCCGTCGGTGAGCATGGCGCCGCGTGATGCCAAGCGTAAGCGTAAAGACGAACCGCATCAGGGCGACCTGAACCTGGACCTTGACGGGCCAAGCCTGTTCACCGGTCGCGATGAAGACTTCGCGGACGATAAGCCGGGCCGTCGTTCGGAAGATACGGCGCGCCGTACCGAAGACCTGCCGCCGGTTGAAGAAGTGCTGGTGATCAGCGTGATCTGTCGTGACGAAAGCGGCTTCAAGGGCCCTGCGCTGTTGCAGAACATCTTGGAAAGCGGGTTGCGCTTCGGTGAGATGGATATTTTCCATCGCCACGAAAGCATGGCGGGCAACGGTGAAGTGCTGTTCTCCATGGCCAACGCGGTCAAGCCGGGTGTGTTCGATCTCGATGACATCGACCACTTCAGCACCCGTGCGGTGAGTTTCTTCCTGGGCTTGCCGGGCCCGCGTCACCCGAAACAGGCATTCGACGTCATGGTGGCCGCAGCCCGTAAACTGGCCCACGAACTGAATGGCGAATTGAAAGATGACCAGCGCAGTGTCATGACCGCGCAAACCATCGAACACTACCGCCAACGCATCGTCGAGTTCGAACGTCGTGCATTGACGCACCGCCGCTGA